In Phaeobacter piscinae, one genomic interval encodes:
- a CDS encoding site-specific integrase encodes MPKLTKRTVEALMPEAKDYFLWDSQIAGFGVRVMPSGAKTYQAQYRKGGRTRRVSVGRHGKITVEEARKLAKEIMGQVAKGENPAEELSQHRKAPTVAALCERFFEAHAKERCKPSTQKEYRRAIDLFIVPAIGSFKVVDVERRDIAELHHKFRDKPYQANRTLGVLSKMFNLAEIWGLRPDGSNPCRHVPKYREVKRERFLSQQELQRLGQVLSEVEREGSETPHMVAAFRLLILTGCRLGEIQTLKWDYITANGMELPDSKTGARRIPLPQPARDVLARLPRSPGNPYVIAGKLPGQYATDMQHPWRRIRDRAELVGVRIHDLRHTYASNAVSAGMPIQMVGRLLGHTQIQTTMRYAHLADDPVRQAAEENAARLGSIVGDIVRPRLRAV; translated from the coding sequence ATGCCGAAACTGACCAAGCGAACCGTTGAAGCCCTGATGCCAGAGGCGAAGGATTACTTCCTCTGGGACAGCCAGATTGCGGGCTTTGGTGTCCGGGTCATGCCCTCCGGCGCGAAGACCTATCAGGCCCAATATCGCAAGGGTGGCAGAACCCGGCGTGTCTCGGTTGGGCGGCATGGCAAGATCACCGTTGAGGAGGCCCGTAAGCTGGCCAAAGAGATCATGGGGCAGGTCGCCAAGGGTGAGAACCCCGCCGAGGAACTCTCGCAGCACCGCAAGGCTCCTACTGTCGCTGCGCTCTGTGAGCGCTTCTTTGAGGCCCACGCCAAGGAACGCTGCAAGCCCTCCACCCAGAAGGAATACCGCCGCGCCATTGACCTTTTCATTGTTCCGGCCATCGGCAGTTTCAAAGTGGTCGATGTCGAGCGCCGGGACATTGCCGAGTTGCACCACAAGTTCCGCGACAAACCCTATCAGGCAAATCGGACGCTGGGCGTTCTGTCGAAGATGTTCAATCTGGCGGAAATTTGGGGCCTGCGCCCGGATGGCTCTAATCCCTGCCGTCACGTCCCGAAGTATCGCGAGGTGAAGCGGGAACGCTTTCTCAGCCAGCAGGAATTGCAACGGCTGGGGCAGGTGCTGTCCGAGGTGGAACGCGAAGGCAGCGAGACGCCGCATATGGTCGCCGCCTTCCGCCTTCTGATCCTGACGGGCTGCCGGTTGGGAGAAATCCAGACCCTGAAATGGGACTACATCACCGCCAACGGCATGGAACTGCCGGACAGTAAGACCGGGGCGCGGCGTATTCCCCTGCCCCAACCAGCGCGGGATGTGTTGGCGCGCCTGCCGCGCAGTCCCGGCAATCCTTACGTGATCGCAGGAAAGCTCCCCGGCCAATATGCCACTGACATGCAACATCCATGGCGGCGCATTCGTGACCGGGCGGAGCTTGTCGGGGTTCGCATTCACGACCTGCGCCATACCTACGCATCAAATGCCGTGTCCGCCGGAATGCCAATCCAGATGGTCGGGCGGTTGCTGGGCCATACCCAGATCCAAACCACAATGCGTTACGCACATCTGGCGGATGATCCCGTCCGGCAAGCCGCAGAAGAAAACGCCGCGCGGTTGGGGTCCATCGTTGGGGATATCGTGCGTCCAAGGTTGCGGGCCGTCTAG
- a CDS encoding helix-turn-helix transcriptional regulator produces the protein MLNTEMTPDANAAAQDYLNGFIDEKTTADFLCQSVRTIQKWRVTGYGPKFYKSGRSVRYRRSDLLEWANGRRHGSTSSYSAA, from the coding sequence ATGCTCAACACTGAAATGACCCCCGATGCAAACGCCGCCGCTCAAGACTACTTGAACGGCTTTATTGACGAGAAAACCACCGCAGATTTCTTGTGCCAGAGTGTCCGCACCATCCAGAAATGGCGCGTCACCGGCTATGGCCCCAAGTTCTATAAATCGGGCCGGTCTGTGCGCTACCGTCGTAGCGACCTCTTGGAATGGGCCAACGGTCGTCGCCACGGCAGCACCAGCAGCTACAGCGCCGCATGA
- a CDS encoding COR domain-containing protein, producing the protein MLFKKARSISEIIRKAKSESSNELNLSQMGLSKLPSELFELPEISFLNLSNNQFKEFPSEVFAMESLRGLEISYNPIKALPNDWKGAQNILLLNFTEMELEEIPDGFCELKSLESLYLGYNRLSRLPENFNNLKNLRHLFLHNNEFRYFPSQLKLYESLDTLTLGSKVTSLPKRISRFVNLKRLCVVENELASIPKEVAKLDRLESLELSGNKLQSIPAEVGFMPELTALRINRNDLPASLLSAENDGVGVLLSQIRSLIDENNISTLSEAKLMITGEGKVGKSCLRMALDGTIDPARDLLNSTTWGVDCGTLSLPDADDPNKAIEFNYWDFGGQKVYRITHQFFYSDQGLYLLVWDPRLGEDQCLIADWLRRIGARTGGEAKVILVATHADVEGGNYSPHVDLDRYDSSLSSMVVEQISVDSFTTKNIDVLKHAIAKHAQGMPGVKSPINNTWDKARKAALSPTDASPWMSYKQFGVLCSELGIDDPEAVRSIAATFLHRLGRGVWYGIDWENDAFLHDTIVRDPSWLAMAFMEIVQHERTKIAGGILDHNHLTEAWIHHGREDDGWKVYELDDHPRLMRMMRAQGVALPIRSSGGEKSLIPQLVPLEPPSLPWIDANDLEPDQRNLRMEVKVAPALDGFMSHLIAALEPYHMYQEDGRGTFWQKGIFLRDAEGRFRNEALIELSSEINYFQLNIVAVGEEPGFLLQQIDASIAECLKFWPGATREDKVLCPQRVGNRLCSGSFKLSSVERWLLRDQENAICHECDQVSRPSDLIFGLRDRKRSEETADRLLEYLAYKERRPAPGSIILLPAKGRWKNITTWEVLGKTRMKVQLRSELSGVLVAEKEFTSSLGLLRYLAPAAKLGSLFFAAAPLPLDLSPGFEESFGGLSDSLDKLGEQLPNGERAQTVESASSIQNLALVADFLKQIGLSPRSYGMDLERAPDGKWYWMSANEVEQYRPTQASLPQNTAR; encoded by the coding sequence ATGCTGTTTAAGAAAGCCAGATCCATCTCCGAAATAATTCGGAAAGCAAAGAGCGAAAGTTCTAACGAGTTAAACTTGTCACAAATGGGACTTTCGAAGCTCCCATCGGAACTTTTTGAATTACCGGAAATTTCATTTTTGAACCTATCAAATAACCAGTTCAAAGAGTTTCCAAGTGAAGTATTCGCAATGGAATCTCTCCGCGGACTTGAAATCTCTTACAACCCCATCAAGGCTTTGCCTAACGATTGGAAAGGAGCGCAAAACATTTTATTGTTAAACTTTACCGAAATGGAACTCGAGGAGATACCTGACGGCTTTTGCGAGCTGAAATCATTGGAGTCTTTGTACTTAGGGTACAACAGGTTATCGCGCCTACCGGAGAATTTTAATAACCTGAAAAATTTGAGGCACCTATTTCTACACAATAATGAATTCAGATATTTTCCCAGCCAACTCAAACTCTATGAAAGCCTGGACACTCTGACACTTGGGTCAAAAGTAACAAGTCTGCCCAAGCGGATTTCGCGCTTCGTGAACCTAAAAAGACTTTGCGTTGTTGAGAATGAGCTTGCCTCGATTCCGAAAGAGGTTGCAAAGCTCGATAGGCTCGAATCGCTAGAGCTGAGCGGAAACAAATTGCAGTCTATTCCGGCAGAGGTTGGCTTTATGCCCGAGCTCACGGCTCTGAGAATTAATAGAAACGACCTGCCAGCCTCTCTTTTGAGCGCTGAAAATGATGGAGTGGGCGTGTTACTGTCACAGATCAGGAGCCTGATTGACGAGAACAACATAAGCACATTATCCGAAGCAAAGCTAATGATCACGGGGGAAGGTAAAGTTGGCAAAAGCTGTCTACGCATGGCCCTAGACGGCACGATCGATCCAGCGCGGGACTTACTCAACTCAACGACTTGGGGAGTGGATTGCGGTACTTTGAGCCTACCGGATGCTGACGACCCAAACAAGGCGATCGAATTCAATTACTGGGATTTCGGCGGCCAGAAAGTTTATAGAATTACTCATCAGTTTTTTTATTCGGATCAAGGATTGTACTTGCTTGTATGGGATCCTCGGTTGGGTGAGGATCAATGCCTTATCGCAGATTGGTTACGTAGAATTGGAGCTCGGACAGGCGGAGAGGCTAAGGTCATCCTTGTTGCTACACACGCAGATGTGGAAGGAGGCAACTACTCCCCACACGTCGACCTTGACCGTTATGATAGCTCTTTGAGTTCGATGGTCGTCGAACAAATTAGCGTAGACAGTTTTACCACAAAGAATATCGATGTACTAAAGCATGCGATTGCCAAACATGCACAGGGCATGCCCGGCGTTAAAAGTCCAATTAACAACACTTGGGACAAAGCTCGTAAAGCTGCGCTGAGTCCGACGGACGCATCTCCTTGGATGAGCTACAAGCAGTTTGGCGTCCTATGCAGTGAGCTAGGTATAGACGACCCAGAAGCCGTGCGTTCGATAGCTGCAACTTTTCTTCACCGATTGGGTCGCGGAGTTTGGTACGGTATCGACTGGGAGAATGATGCCTTTTTGCATGACACCATCGTTAGAGATCCATCTTGGCTCGCCATGGCATTCATGGAGATCGTTCAGCACGAACGTACAAAGATCGCCGGCGGAATCTTAGACCACAATCATCTGACGGAAGCTTGGATCCATCACGGGCGTGAAGATGATGGTTGGAAGGTGTATGAATTGGATGATCATCCGAGGCTCATGCGAATGATGCGCGCCCAAGGTGTTGCACTTCCAATTAGATCGTCGGGAGGGGAGAAGAGTCTCATCCCTCAACTCGTTCCGCTAGAACCACCTAGCCTTCCCTGGATCGATGCCAATGACCTAGAGCCAGACCAAAGAAACTTGCGGATGGAAGTCAAAGTGGCTCCTGCGTTAGATGGATTTATGTCTCATCTAATCGCTGCTCTCGAGCCTTATCACATGTACCAAGAAGATGGGCGGGGAACGTTTTGGCAAAAAGGGATCTTCTTAAGGGATGCCGAAGGACGCTTCCGAAATGAAGCCCTAATTGAGTTGAGCAGCGAGATAAACTATTTCCAACTGAACATTGTAGCCGTCGGCGAGGAGCCAGGCTTCCTATTGCAACAAATCGACGCTTCAATTGCTGAGTGTCTAAAGTTTTGGCCAGGCGCAACAAGAGAAGACAAGGTTCTGTGCCCACAACGTGTTGGTAATCGCCTTTGCTCAGGTAGTTTTAAGCTTTCTAGCGTAGAGCGATGGTTGCTGCGCGACCAGGAAAACGCAATATGCCACGAATGCGATCAAGTTTCCCGTCCTTCGGATCTTATCTTTGGACTTCGAGATCGCAAGCGTAGTGAGGAAACCGCTGATCGTCTCCTCGAGTACCTTGCGTACAAAGAAAGACGACCTGCCCCCGGAAGTATTATTTTGTTGCCCGCTAAAGGACGGTGGAAAAACATCACAACCTGGGAGGTTCTTGGCAAGACTAGAATGAAGGTTCAGCTGAGATCGGAGCTTAGTGGTGTGCTTGTGGCTGAAAAAGAATTCACATCGTCCCTCGGCTTACTCCGGTACCTTGCACCAGCGGCCAAACTTGGCTCATTGTTTTTCGCTGCTGCCCCACTCCCGTTGGATCTCAGCCCCGGATTTGAAGAAAGTTTTGGTGGATTAAGTGATTCGCTTGATAAACTCGGTGAACAACTCCCCAACGGAGAACGCGCGCAAACAGTAGAATCCGCCTCTTCAATCCAAAACCTTGCCTTAGTTGCCGACTTTCTTAAGCAAATCGGATTGTCGCCAAGGAGCTATGGGATGGACCTGGAACGCGCTCCCGATGGCAAGTGGTATTGGATGTCGGCCAATGAGGTTGAGCAGTATCGCCCAACTCAAGCTTCATTGCCTCAAAACACCGCAAGATGA